AATATAACAACAATCATTCCAGAAAAACAAGATTTTATCCGTTTTTTTAACTTTTATTTAAAGTATTAGGCATTTTTTAGCTTGCTATACTTATAGTATCTTTGCGAAATTATTCCTTTAAAAGCATATGAGCATTAATATTTCTGAAGTAAACCCAAAAGAAAATATCATAATTAAAGGTGCAAAATTGCACAATTTAAAAAATATTGATGTAGTGATCCCAAGAAATAAACTGGTGGTTATTACAGGTTTATCGGGTTCTGGGAAATCCAGTTTAGCATTCGACACTTTATATGCTGAAGGTCAAAGACGGTATGTAGAAAGTTTATCGAGTTATGCACGACAGTTTTTAGGCCGATTAAACAAACCTAAAGTAGATTATATTAAAGGTATTGCGCCAGCCATAGCTATTGAGCAGAAAGTGAATTCTACCAATCCGCGTTCTACGGTTGGTACCACTACTGAAATTTACGACTATTTAAAATTATTATTTGCCAGAATTGGAAAAACCTATTCGCCTGTTTCGGGTGTGGAAGTAAAAAAAGAAACGGTTTCGGACGTTTTATCCTATTTAAAGACATTTAATGAAGGTGAAAAACTCCTCCTCCTTGCTCCTATTCATTTAGAAGAAGGTCGTACTATGGAAGACAAACTTAAAGTTTTACACCAACAAGGTTATGCCAGAATTAAAGTAAATAAAGAGGTTGTTAGAATTGATGAGATGAGTACTTTTAATAAAAAGGACCGCATTTTATTAGTTGTAGATCGTATTATTTATAAAGATGAAGAAGATTTTCAAAACAGACTTGCAGATGCTATTCAAACAGCCTTTTTTGAAGGTAAAGGTGAATGTATTATTGAAACCTTAGCGGATAGCAAACAACGTTTATTTAGTAATAAATTTGAAACGGATGGTATTGTCTTTTTAGAACCAAACGTACATTTATTCAGTTTTAACAACCCGTATGGTGCCTGCCCAAAATGTGAAGGCTACGGTGATATTATTGGGATTGATGAAGATTTAGTAATTCCAAACACTGGACTTTCAGTGTACGAAAATGCTATTTTTTCTTGGCGAGGTGAAAGCATGAGTTGGTACCGAGATCAATTGGTTAACAACTCACATAAATTCGATTTCCCCATACATAAGCCTTATTTTGAATTAACTGATACCCAAAAGCAACTTATTTGGGATGGAAATAAACATTTTGAAGGGTTAAATTCATTCTTTTCGGAATTAGAGTCCAAAGCCTATAAAATTCAAAACCGTGTCATGCTGTCGCGCTATCGCGGAAAAACCAAATGTAAAGCATGTCATGGCAAGCGCTTACGCATCGAAGCCAATTACGTTAAAATTGGCGGAGCAACTATTACCGATTTAGTTGAAATGCCTTTGAATAAATTGGCAAGCTTCTTCAATCAATTAGAACTAAACGATTATGATACTCAAATAGCGCATAGATTATTAAAAGAAATTAACAATCGATTGGCGTTTCTTGCCAATGTGGGCTTAGATTATTTAACATTGAATAGAAAATCAAACACCTTATCTGGTGGTGAAAGTCAACGTATAAACCTTGCAACTTCTTTAGGCAGTAGTTTAGTAGGTTCTATGTATATTTTAGATGAACCAAGTATCGGTTTACATCCCAAAGATACGGAGCGTTTAATAGTTGTTCTAAAACAATTACGCGATTTAGGAAACACAGTTATTGTAGTTGAACACGATGAAGATATTATGAAAGCTGCCGACAATATTATAGATATTGGTCCTGAAGCAGGGACTTTTGGAGGTCATGTGGTGGCTTGCGGTTCGTATAACGACATACTGGCCTCAAGCTCTTTAACAGCACAGTATTTAAATGAAACTTTAAAGATTGAAGTTCCAAAAACCCGAAGAACCTCAAAATACTATGTAGATATTATTGGTGCTCGCGAAAATAACTTAAAAAACATCGATGTCCGTTTTCCTTTAGAAATGCTCACGGTTATTACCGGTGTTTCTGGTAGTGGAAAAAGTACTCTGGTTAAAAAAATATTGTTCCCAGCACTTCAAAAAAAACTTACTGATTTTTCTGATAAACCAGGTCAATTTACAGCTTTAGAAGGTCATTTTAGCAATATAAAACATATTGAATTTGTAGACCAAAACCCTATTGGAAGGTCGTCACGTTCCAACCCGGTTACATATATTAAAGCTTATGATGATATTCGAGCATTGTTTTCAAATCAAAAATTAAGCAAACTCCGAAACTACCAAGCAAAGCATTTTTCTTTTAATGTAGATGGCGGACGCTGTGATACTTGTAAAGGTGAAGGTGAAGTAACCATTGAAATGCAATTTATGGCAGATGTTCATCTAGAATGCGAAACCTGTAAAGGAAAACGCTTTAAAAAAGAAGTGCTAGAAGTTACATTTGCCAATAAAAACATTGATGATATCTTAAACCTAACCATAGATGATGCTATTACTTTTTTTGAAGGAAATGAGCAAACTAAAATTAAAAACAAATTACAACCTTTACAAGATGTTGGATTGGGTTATGTTACTTTAGGGCAAAGCTCGTCTACACTTTCTGGAGGCGAAGCTCAGCGTATTAAATTAGCTTCCTTTTTGGGAAAAGGTAC
The genomic region above belongs to Mariniflexile litorale and contains:
- the uvrA gene encoding excinuclease ABC subunit UvrA, whose product is MSINISEVNPKENIIIKGAKLHNLKNIDVVIPRNKLVVITGLSGSGKSSLAFDTLYAEGQRRYVESLSSYARQFLGRLNKPKVDYIKGIAPAIAIEQKVNSTNPRSTVGTTTEIYDYLKLLFARIGKTYSPVSGVEVKKETVSDVLSYLKTFNEGEKLLLLAPIHLEEGRTMEDKLKVLHQQGYARIKVNKEVVRIDEMSTFNKKDRILLVVDRIIYKDEEDFQNRLADAIQTAFFEGKGECIIETLADSKQRLFSNKFETDGIVFLEPNVHLFSFNNPYGACPKCEGYGDIIGIDEDLVIPNTGLSVYENAIFSWRGESMSWYRDQLVNNSHKFDFPIHKPYFELTDTQKQLIWDGNKHFEGLNSFFSELESKAYKIQNRVMLSRYRGKTKCKACHGKRLRIEANYVKIGGATITDLVEMPLNKLASFFNQLELNDYDTQIAHRLLKEINNRLAFLANVGLDYLTLNRKSNTLSGGESQRINLATSLGSSLVGSMYILDEPSIGLHPKDTERLIVVLKQLRDLGNTVIVVEHDEDIMKAADNIIDIGPEAGTFGGHVVACGSYNDILASSSLTAQYLNETLKIEVPKTRRTSKYYVDIIGARENNLKNIDVRFPLEMLTVITGVSGSGKSTLVKKILFPALQKKLTDFSDKPGQFTALEGHFSNIKHIEFVDQNPIGRSSRSNPVTYIKAYDDIRALFSNQKLSKLRNYQAKHFSFNVDGGRCDTCKGEGEVTIEMQFMADVHLECETCKGKRFKKEVLEVTFANKNIDDILNLTIDDAITFFEGNEQTKIKNKLQPLQDVGLGYVTLGQSSSTLSGGEAQRIKLASFLGKGTNKDKALFIFDEPTTGLHFHDIQKLLKSFNALIEKGHSIIVVEHNIDLIKCADYIIDLGPNGGETGGNLVATGTPEAIVKVKASEIGSYLADKL